DNA sequence from the Corvus moneduloides isolate bCorMon1 chromosome 29, bCorMon1.pri, whole genome shotgun sequence genome:
TTGGGGGTGCCAGGATACAGGTGATGGGCCCCTGTCCTCTGTGGGTTGGGGGCCACAGGTGTGGGGTCAGGAGGGTGTCAGGGCACAGGTTTGGGGTGTGATGAGTCCcttccccatcctgtcccctgTGGGTTGGGGGGTGCAGGTGTGGGGTCAGGGATGCTGGGGCACAGGTTTGGGGTCTCTGTGCCTCATCCCTGCTCCGCAtgggtgaggagctgcagatgtggggctggggggtgccAGAGCGGGGTCGGGGCGTGCTCTGGGTGCTGTTTCAGGGGGTGACGGTGCCGTTCTGTCCCCAGCTCTCCTCGTGGCCGTCAGGATCAACGGCAAGGGCCGGGAGGTTCTGTACCTGGCCAAGGGCGACTCAGTCAAGCTGGGCTGTCCCTATGTCCTGGAGCCCGAGGACAACGGTCCCCAGGGCGTGGGAATCGAGTGGATCCAGATCACGCCCGAGAGACCCGGCCCCGAGAATGTGGTGAGGGGCTCGGGCACGGTGGACAGGGTTGGGGGGTGGAGAGATGGGATTGGGGCTCAGCCAAGatgagggacaggcagggacaggcaggacagggagggacaggcagggacaggcagggacaggcaggacagggaggacaggcagggacaggcagggacgggaaggagagaggagagggaaggacaggcagggacaggcaggacagggaggacaggcagggcaggaaggtCTGGAAGGACAGGGAAGGACCAGACCGGGTCTGGAagtgctgggatgggaaggaccagacagggacaggcaggacaggcaggagaggcagggagggacagggaaggaTCAGGCAGGACAAGCAGGGCTAGGATGGGATCAGATGGAGCCcagtggagcaggcagggacaggcagggccaggcagggatgggaaggagagggaaggacgGGCAGGCTCTGCAGGTTCTGagcaaggcaggcagggatgggcagggcagggaaggtcTGGCAGCGTCTGGgactgccaggctgggaaggagcagggccaggcagggacaggctgggaaggagcagggccaggcagggacaggctgggaaggagcagggccaggcagggccaggcagagcagggaacaaCCAGCCAGGGACAGATGGGGTTGGTAAAGGCCTGGGACAGgcctgggacaggcagggccAGAGGGAggccagggaaggagcaggaagaggcagGAACAGCCATTGCTGAGCCTCCCCTGCCCTGAGAAACCCCCACTGTGCCCAAAGCCAACCCAAAAGGACCTCAATActaacccaaacccaacctTTAGCtctaaccccaaccctaaccaaaaccaaacctaaaCGCAGCCCTAACCGAATCCCaactaaccctaacccaaactaaccctaacccaacctTAACAGAACACAAACCAAACCCTAACAACACCCTAATCAAATCCTACTGCAAAATAACCCAACCTAACCCTGACACAAACCCAGCCTAAAGCCAACCCCAACAAAAACCTAATTAACCCTAAAACAATCTAATCCTaaccaaaccctaacccaacaCTAAATAACCTGACATTTAACAAATCCTAACCAAACTTAACCCAAAGACAGACCCAAACCACAAACCTAAACCTAACTAACCTTAACTGACCttaacccaaccctaaccccaaccgTAAGCCTaacccaaacaaaccctgaCCAAACCAAGACCAAACCCAACCCTAAACCCAACTAAACCTAACTCTAACCCCAACCCCAATCGTAATCCCAGCCCCAAACCGTACCTAAACCCCATCCAAACCGTAAACTCAATCCTACACAAAACCAAACTCTAACCTCAAATCCCACCCTAACCAGATTCCACACCCaaactaaccctaaccctaaccttaGCCCCTAAACCTAACTAAACCCAACCCAAACGCAACTCAATCAACCTTAACCCAAGGCTAAACTAAATCCTAACAAACCATAACCCTAACCtaaatccaacccaaaccctaacccaaccctaaccaAACTGAAACCCAACCCCTAACCataacccaacccaaacccaaccaacctTCACCCAAGGCTAAACCAAACCTCAACAAACCTTAACCATAACCtaaacccaaccctaacccaactctaacccaaccctaaccctaacccaacccaaTCAACCTTAACCCAAGGCTAAACCAAACCCTAATAACCTTATCCCTAACCTAAACCCAACACTaacccaaccaaacccaaaaccaacccaaccaacCCTAACCAAAGGTTAAACCAAATCCTGACAAACCTTAACCCTAACCtaaacccaacccaaacccaacccctAACCCAAcctaaacccaaaccccaacccaacccaaacccaaaccctaacccagcccaaacccaaccctaacccaatcccaaccctaaccctaacccaaacccaaaccctaatcCAACCTAAACCGAACCCAACCCAAGAAACCTTAACCCAAGGTTAAACCAAACCCTAacaaaccctaaccctatccctaacccaacccaacccGACCCCTAACCTtgacccaaacccaaaccctaacccaacctaaacccaacccaaacctaaccataacccaaccctaacccaaacccaagCCCAACCCAACCTAACCtaaacccaacccaaccccaaccctaaccccaacccaaacccaatcctaacccaaacccaaccctaaaccctacccaaacccaaacccaaccctaacccaaacccagccctaaccctaaccccaacccaaacccaatcctaccccaaccctaacccaacccaacccctacccccaaaccccaccctccccacatccccaaCGCCGCCCTGACGctgtccccgcgtgtccccaGTTCCTGTCCTACCAGGACCACCACGTGAACTACGGCAGCGGCTCGGGGCTGCAGGACCGCGTGGCCTTCGTGCAGACGGACCCAGGCCAGCGCGACGCCTCCATCCGCGTGGCCGACCTGCAGGAGAGCGACACCGGCACCTACCAGTGCCGCGTCAAGAAGAACACGGTGGCCGTGCACGAGGTCATTGTCACCGTGCAAGGTGAGGCCATCGCTCCCGGCGCGGCCCCAGTGCCGCctgtccccccctccccacgcTGCTTGCACACGCGGTGATGGTGTTGCTTCATTGCGGTGGCTCCTGGTGCCACTGAtggtgtcccctgtcccctcccaggtcCCCCTTCCTGGGTGGCCGCAGTGGCCCTGATGGTGTCCCCTGTCCCATCCCCTCCCCCCCAAGGTGATCCCCTTTCTTCCCGTGTTGTGCTCCCACTCCTGAGTGGCCACTGGTGGCGCTGGTGGTGTCCCCTGGCCCCTCCCATGTCCCCCTTCCTGGGTGGCCCCTGGTGGCCCTGACAGTGTCCTCTGAAGTGGCCCTGAtggtgtcccctgtccccctcccAAGTCCCCTTCCCGGCTGGCCCTGACGGTGTCCCTCTAAGTGGCACTGacagtgtcccctgtcccccatcCAGGTGGCCCTGACAgtgtcccgtgtccccctccAGGTGATCCCCTCTCTCCCCGTGTTGTGCTCCCTCTCCTGGGTGGCCCCCGGTGGCCCTGACAGTGACCCCcgtccccctccccaccccccttCCTGAGTGGCCCCTGGTGGCACTTACGGTGTCCCCTCAAGTGGCACTGGCGGTGGctcctgtcccttgtccccctCCACGGTGGCTCCGTCCCtgttcctcctctcccccatccctcaTCCCCTGTTCCCGGCTACTCCTGATGGTGTCTCAGTCTCCCTCCCGAGTAtccccagtccccccagtgtccctcccgggtgtccctgtcccctcccgagtatccccagtgtccccccagtgtccctcctgggtgtccctgtcccctcccgaGTAtccccagtccccccagtgtccctcctgggtgtccctgtcccctcccgaGTAtccccagtccccccagtgtccctcccgggtgtccctgtcccctcccgggtgtccccgcggtgtccccTGACGGTGTCCGTGTCCCAGCAGAGAAACCGGCGGCCCCGCAGTGCTGGAGCGAGGGGGAGCTGATCGAGGGGGGGTCGGTGCTGCTGCGCTGCTTCAGCCGGGGGGGCACCGCGCCCCTCTCCTACCAGTGGGCAAAGCTGGCCGAGGGCTACGGGGGCGGGCGCCTGCCCTCGGGGACCCTGCAAGGTGGGTGCCGGATCCCCCTGGGAGCTcgggaggggatttggggggggttgAGGAGGGGTTTTAGGGGCCCCCTGCCCTCGGGGACCCTGCAAGGTGGGTGAGGAACCCCCCGGGGGGGCTCGggagaggatttgggggggttcAGGAGGGGTTTTAGGGGGTCCCTGCAAGGTGGGTGCCGGACCCCTCCGGGGGGGCTCGGGAGGGGGTTTGGGAGGTTCAGGAGGGGTTTTAGGGGGTCCCTGCCCTCGGGGACCCTGCAAGGTGCGTGAGGAACCCCCTGGGGCGTGCGGGGGCACTCGAGGGGCTTCAGGAGGGGATTGGGGGGCACCATCCAAGGGCGTGCTGTGGCcatggggggcacggggggatcCCTGGCTGGAGGTGCACGGGGGGTGGGTGCACATGGGTGGGGGGGGCTGTGTGCtccatgtccctgtgtgtccATACCCGTGTGTGccctgtgtccgtgtgtccatgtCTGTGTGTGCCCTGTGTCCGTGTCCCTGAGtgcccgtgtctgtgtgtgcccGTGTCCCTGAGTGCCCATGTCCATGtgcccgtgtccgtgtgtccatgtCTGTGTGTGCCCTGTGTCCGTGTCCCTGAGtgcccgtgtctgtgtgtgcccGTGTCCCTGAGTGCCCATGTCCATGTGCCCGTGTCCATGTGTCCATGTCTGTGTCTGccccgtgtccgtgtgtgcccgtgtccgtgtgtccataCCCGCATGTgccccgtgtccgtgtgtctgtgtCTGAGTGCCCGTGTCCATGTgcccgtgtctgtgtgtccatgtctgtgtgtgcccatgtccctgtgtccatgTCTGAGTGCCCGTGTCCCTGAGTgcccgtgtctgtgtgtccatgtccccatgtccatgtccctgagtgcccgtgtccgtgtgtccataCCCGTGTGTGCCCCATGTCCGTGTGTCCACGTCCCTGTGCCCATGTCGGAGTGCCCATATCCCCATGTGCCCGTGTCCCTGAGcacccatgtccctgtgtccctgtgtgtccatatccgtgtccctctgtgtccctctgtgtccctgagcacccatgtccctgtgtgcccctgtccctctgtgccCCCACACACCCCGTCCCTGGGCCCCAAGTGCCACCCAGGTGACAGCGCCACCTGCCCCCCCCAGGCCGTGCTCCGGGTGACCTCCTGATCCGCAGCCTGACCGTGGCCCACGCTGGCACCTACCAGTGCCGTGTCACCAACCGCGTCGGGTACTCGGTGTGCCAGCTCAACCTGAGCCCCGGGCCCCGTGAGTGGcattggggggacattggggacacaggggggacacggggggtgCCAGCTCAACCTGAGCCTCAGGCCCCGTGAGTGGCaccagggctggctctgggtgGCATCACGGGTGTCTCTGTGTGGTTCCGGGGGTGTCCCTGGGCTCCAGGGTGGCACCGGGGCTGGTTCTGGGTGGCACTGTGGATGTCCCAGGTGCCAGGGTGCCCcggggctggcactgggggtGGCTCTGGGCTCCAGGGTGGCACGGGGCTATCCCAGGCCGTGCCCGGAGCCTCGGGCAGCCGGTGGAGGCCGGCGGTGACAGGATGTGTCCCCGCGGCAGGTGGGCGCCAGGCTGGCATCATCGTGGGCTCCATCCTgggctccctcctcctcctcagcctgctggggctgctcatcTGGGCCCTGATCGCCCGCTACCAGCGCAAGGAGTGCCAGCGCGCCTGCAGCGACTGCAGGTGGGCACTGCGGGGGACACGGGGTGgcactgggctgtactgggctCTACTGGGCTTTACTGGGCTCTACTGGGCACCAGTGACTGGCACGGGGCACAGATGACCCACTAGCAGCGCGAGGAGGGTCCGAGGGGCTGCAGCGACTGCAGGTGGGCACAGAGGGACAGAGTGGGGACATGGGGTggcactgagctctgctgggctgtaCTGGGCACCACTGGGCTCTGCTGGTGGCTGGTGGGCACCAGTGAgtgttgctgggcaccactgggcACTGACAGCCACCACTGGGGCCCAAAGGGCACCAGTCAGGGCCACTGGGTTCTACTGGGGGCAAATGGGCAGCCAAAGGCTCCACGGGGCATCCCTGGGCACTGATGGGCACCACTGGGCTC
Encoded proteins:
- the VSIG8 gene encoding V-set and immunoglobulin domain-containing protein 8 isoform X1, which codes for MAGHGASLLLLLGILPALLVAVRINGKGREVLYLAKGDSVKLGCPYVLEPEDNGPQGVGIEWIQITPERPGPENVFLSYQDHHVNYGSGSGLQDRVAFVQTDPGQRDASIRVADLQESDTGTYQCRVKKNTVAVHEVIVTVQGGPDSVPCPPPAEKPAAPQCWSEGELIEGGSVLLRCFSRGGTAPLSYQWAKLAEGYGGGRLPSGTLQGRAPGDLLIRSLTVAHAGTYQCRVTNRVGYSVCQLNLSPGPRCVPAAGGRQAGIIVGSILGSLLLLSLLGLLIWALIARYQRKECQRACSDCRSSTGGTMPRPCTACAHHSYSPHGISYMQCQHGDGDERAAALLCNDGIRHQVPCPAL
- the VSIG8 gene encoding V-set and immunoglobulin domain-containing protein 8 isoform X5, with the translated sequence MAGHGASLLLLLGILPALLVAVRINGKGREVLYLAKGDSVKLGCPYVLEPEDNGPQGVGIEWIQITPERPGPENVFLSYQDHHVNYGSGSGLQDRVAFVQTDPGQRDASIRVADLQESDTGTYQCRVKKNTVAVHEVIVTVQEKPAAPQCWSEGELIEGGSVLLRCFSRGGTAPLSYQWAKLAEGYGGGRLPSGTLQGRAPGDLLIRSLTVAHAGTYQCRVTNRVGYSVCQLNLSPGPRCVPAAGGRQAGIIVGSILGSLLLLSLLGLLIWALIARYQRKECQRACSDCRSSTGGTMPRPCTACAHHSYSPHGISYMQCQHGDGDERAAALLCNDGIRHQVPCPAL
- the VSIG8 gene encoding V-set and immunoglobulin domain-containing protein 8 isoform X2 → MAGHGASLLLLLGILPALLVAVRINGKGREVLYLAKGDSVKLGCPYVLEPEDNGPQGVGIEWIQITPERPGPENVFLSYQDHHVNYGSGSGLQDRVAFVQTDPGQRDASIRVADLQESDTGTYQCRVKKNTVAVHEVIVTVQGGPDSVPCPPPEKPAAPQCWSEGELIEGGSVLLRCFSRGGTAPLSYQWAKLAEGYGGGRLPSGTLQGRAPGDLLIRSLTVAHAGTYQCRVTNRVGYSVCQLNLSPGPRCVPAAGGRQAGIIVGSILGSLLLLSLLGLLIWALIARYQRKECQRACSDCRSSTGGTMPRPCTACAHHSYSPHGISYMQCQHGDGDERAAALLCNDGIRHQVPCPAL
- the VSIG8 gene encoding V-set and immunoglobulin domain-containing protein 8 isoform X4; translation: MAGHGASLLLLLGILPALLVAVRINGKGREVLYLAKGDSVKLGCPYVLEPEDNGPQGVGIEWIQITPERPGPENVFLSYQDHHVNYGSGSGLQDRVAFVQTDPGQRDASIRVADLQESDTGTYQCRVKKNTVAVHEVIVTVQAEKPAAPQCWSEGELIEGGSVLLRCFSRGGTAPLSYQWAKLAEGYGGGRLPSGTLQGRAPGDLLIRSLTVAHAGTYQCRVTNRVGYSVCQLNLSPGPRCVPAAGGRQAGIIVGSILGSLLLLSLLGLLIWALIARYQRKECQRACSDCRSSTGGTMPRPCTACAHHSYSPHGISYMQCQHGDGDERAAALLCNDGIRHQVPCPAL
- the VSIG8 gene encoding V-set and immunoglobulin domain-containing protein 8 isoform X3; translated protein: MAGHGASLLLLLGILPALLVAVRINGKGREVLYLAKGDSVKLGCPYVLEPEDNGPQGVGIEWIQITPERPGPENVFLSYQDHHVNYGSGSGLQDRVAFVQTDPGQRDASIRVADLQESDTGTYQCRVKKNTVAVHEVIVTVQGGPDSVPCPPPAEKPAAPQCWSEGELIEGGSVLLRCFSRGGTAPLSYQWAKLAEGYGGGRLPSGTLQGRAPGDLLIRSLTVAHAGTYQCRVTNRVGYSVCQLNLSPGPRGRQAGIIVGSILGSLLLLSLLGLLIWALIARYQRKECQRACSDCRSSTGGTMPRPCTACAHHSYSPHGISYMQCQHGDGDERAAALLCNDGIRHQVPCPAL